From the Actinomadura luzonensis genome, the window GGGACACGGTCCGGAGGCGCGGCTGCGACCGATCACCTTCGCCCAGGTGAGGTGAGCCATGGTTCTCGCCCTCCAGACCCAGGCCCAGGGCCGCTGGACCGTCGTGCGTCTGCTCGGCTGCGTCGACGACCAGCGGGCGCTCGCCCTGCGGGCCCGGCTGTTCCGCGCCGTGGACGCCTGCCCGCAGGTCGCGGCCGACCTGTCGGGCTGCCGGGTGACGGGCACCCGGTGGATCGGCGTGCTGCTGGACGCGGGCGAGCGGGCGCGGGCGCACCGGCACGCGTTCGCGGTGATCAGCCCGCGGCCGCACGCCGTGCGGCTCTGCCTGCCGGTGCTGGCCCGGGGCGGCCGGCTCCTGCTGTGCGAGTCGGCCGACGAGCTGCCCGGCCAGCCCTAGCGCCGGGTCAGGAGCAGCAGCCCCCGCCGCAGCAGCCCCCGCCCCCGCCGGCCGGGCGCGGGGCGGCGGCGCCGCCCGTCACGGCGACCGTGGACAGCAGCTTCACCGTGTCGTCGTGCCCCTCGGGGCACGCCGCCGGCTGGTCGGCGGCCGACATGGGGCGGGACACCTCGAACGTGGAGCCGCAGGCGCGGCAGCGGAAGTCGTAACGCGGCATGGCTCAAGCGTAGGTGATGTGCGCGTAGTCGGACACGGGCTCGTACCCGATGGCCTGGTAGATCGCGTTGCTGGTGGGGTTGGCCAGGTCGGTGAAGAGCACGACCTCCTCGCACCGCCCGGCCAGGCCGGCGGCGCTGGCGTACGCGGTGACCGCGGCGCCGTAGCCCCTGCGGCGGCGGGACGGCGGCGTGTACACCGGCCCCACCCGGCAGACCCCGCCCGCCGCCGGCGACAACGCCGCCAGGGCCACCGGCGCGCCGTCGTCCTCCCACACGAACAGCTCCCGCCGGGTGAGCCGCTGGGCGACCCGCTCGGCCGGGTCACCGCCCTCGCCGAGCCCCACCTCCTCGCCGAACGCCTGGTACCAGCTCACCAGCAGCGGGTAGTCGGCGGGCGTGGCGAGCCGGCCCTCCCCGGGCACCTCCGGCCGCCGCAGCGTGCCGAGGCGGTAGAGCCGTTCGGAGACCGTCCGGGCGGGCGGCCCCATCAGGCGC encodes:
- a CDS encoding STAS domain-containing protein, with amino-acid sequence MVLALQTQAQGRWTVVRLLGCVDDQRALALRARLFRAVDACPQVAADLSGCRVTGTRWIGVLLDAGERARAHRHAFAVISPRPHAVRLCLPVLARGGRLLLCESADELPGQP
- a CDS encoding FmdB family zinc ribbon protein, whose amino-acid sequence is MPRYDFRCRACGSTFEVSRPMSAADQPAACPEGHDDTVKLLSTVAVTGGAAAPRPAGGGGGCCGGGCCS
- a CDS encoding GNAT family N-acetyltransferase, whose translation is MWTFTSDPEEYAAVAEPFLLGDPVGNTVPLTVLVDLRAGLPATDPRFGWWTVGGEVRGAAFRTPPYPVGLAVMPVEAVEPLVEALGRDLPTIVGRVELTDEVVRLMGPPARTVSERLYRLGTLRRPEVPGEGRLATPADYPLLVSWYQAFGEEVGLGEGGDPAERVAQRLTRRELFVWEDDGAPVALAALSPAAGGVCRVGPVYTPPSRRRRGYGAAVTAYASAAGLAGRCEEVVLFTDLANPTSNAIYQAIGYEPVSDYAHITYA